The proteins below come from a single Drosophila busckii strain San Diego stock center, stock number 13000-0081.31 chromosome X, ASM1175060v1, whole genome shotgun sequence genomic window:
- the LOC108605315 gene encoding probable 4-coumarate--CoA ligase 3, whose product MTAAIPTSYNEKDKIWSGAPRSRLYDLNTSVGKVIHYTMKNWPTNVCQINDDDGITLTNSQALTWAIRIAQQLQKRELTHEHVIGITGRNTTYMMPLAVGCLFNATPFHTVNPVWDPDTIKFVYEITKPSVIFVDAAEYEKVREATLEWSPEIFTLDAPLDGVPHIETLLLEASTATEMFYQPQALQQGGDQTMAILCSSGTTGLPKAVCISNAMLTLDNMPVNNETVVYVASSLDWVSGLIAFIFCTVFGSTRVVTAKPFAPENFVRLAHTYKISFTIMPPRHLSVLNNCPAYTPEAMASMRQLTYGGELANGATLQRAQEICKNALLNSGYGMTEIPSITLNLGISNYASAGRVQPGNRIRIVDDDGKNLGYKQVGEICVHAGRKWAGYYGNPEETLKMQDSEGWFHTGDLGYFDEQNFLYIVDRKRETLKYEGHHYWPTEIESVIAELPQIESVCVVGIKEERYGDLAAALVVKAAGCDISAQQIEQHVERRLKGIEKKLHGGVRFTDKLPTNVNGKIMRKAAKEMFMALK is encoded by the exons ATGACAGCAGCAATACCCACAAGCTACAATGAGAAGGATAAGATCTGGAGTGGAGCGCCAAGGAGTCGCCTCTACGATCTAAACACATCTGTGGGCAAGGTGATTCACTATACGATGAAGAATTGGCCAACAAATGTTTGTCAG ATCAACGATGACGATGGCATCACTCTGACCAATAGCCAGGCCCTCACCTGGGCCATACGcatagcgcagcagctgcagaagcGTGAACTGACGCACGAGCATGTGATTGGAATCACAGGCAGGAATACAACATATATGATGCCATTGGCTGTGGGCTGTTTGTTCAATGCCACGCCCTTTCATACAGTCAACCCCGTGTGGGATCCAGACACGATCAAGTTTGTTTATGAAATAACCAAGCCAAGTGTCATCTTCGTCGATGCCGCTGAGTACGAAAAAGTGCGCGAGGCAACTTTGGAGTGGAGTCCGGAAATCTTTACACTCGATGCGCCGCTGGATGGCGTGCCACATATagagacgctgctgctggaggcgAGCACAGCCACAGAAATGTTTTATCA ACCGCAGGCGCTGCAGCAAGGCGGAGATCAAACCATGGCCATCTTATGCTCCTCGGGCACCACGGGCTTGCCCAAGGCTGTGTGCATATCCAACGCTATGCTTACGCTGGATAACAT gCCTGTGAACAACGAAACTGTCGTCTATGTGGCCAGCAGTTTGGACTGGGTGAGTGGCCTCATTGCCTTCATTTTCTGCACTGTGTTTGGCTCGACGCGTGTGGTGACCGCCAAGCCCTTTGCGCCGGAGAACTTTGTGCGCCTGGCGCACACCTACAAAATTAGCTTCACCATAATGCCGCCCAGACATTTGAGCGTGCTGAACAATTGTCCGGCGTATACGCCGGAGGCAATGGCGAGCATGCGTCAGCTGACCTATGGCGGCGAGTTGGCCAATGGCGCGACGCTGCAGCGCGCGCAGGAGATTTGCAAGAATGCGCTGCTGAACTCGGGCTATGGCATGACGGAGATTCCATCGATTACGCTGAATCTGGGCATAAGCAATTACGCCTCGGCGGGCAGAGTGCAGCCGGGCAATCGCATACGCATTGTGGACGATGATGGCAAGAATCTGGGCTATAAGCAGGTGGGTGAAATTTGTGTGCACGCCGGACGCAAGTGGGCGGGCTACTATGGCAATCCGGAGGAGACGCTTAAGATGCAGGACAGCGAGGGTTGGTTTCATACCGGCGACCTGGGCTACTTTGATGAGCAGAACTTCTTGTACATTGTGGATCGCAAGCGTGAGACGCTCAAGTATGAGGGTCATCACTATTGGCCCACAGAGATTGAGAGCGTCATAGCGGAGCTGCCACAGATCGAGAGCGTGTGCGTTGTGGGCATCAAGGAGGAGCGCTATGGCGACTTGGCGGCTGCGCTGGTGGTCAAGGCCGCGGGCTGCGACATTAGTGCGCAGCAGATTGAGCAGCATGTGGAGCGGCGCCTGAAGGGCATAGAGAAGAAGCTACATGGCGGCGTTCGCTTCACGGACAAGCTGCCAACTAATGTCAATGGCAAGATTATGCGCAAGGCCGCCAAAGAAATGTTTATGGCACTTAAGTAA
- the LOC108605314 gene encoding 4-coumarate--CoA ligase 1-like, giving the protein MTAALPTSYNEQDKIWSGAPRSSIYSPDCSVGKVIFVTMKNWPHNVCQINDDDGITLTNSQALIWAIRIAQQLQQRQLNHEHVIGISGKMTTYMMPLGIACLMNATPYHGVNPAQDIDTLKHLYAITKPSLIFCDAADYQKVREATLEWSPEIFTLDAPLDGVPHIETLLLQATDTEMCYQPQALQQGGDQTMAILCSSGTTGLPKAVCMSNRMLIMENMPVNSDTVLYVASSLDWVSGLIALIFSGVFGVTRIITNQPFSPLNFVRLVQQYAINFTILPPRHLNALNACPAYTAAAMASIRMLTYSGEWVAQATLQRAQEICTNATLNTTYAMSEVPSITLNLGIGNYASAGRLQAGIRMRIVNEAGENLPHKQLGEILVHTGRNWPGYYNNELETRRIRDSEGWFHTGDLGYFDEQNFLYIVDRKRETLKYEGLHYWPNEIEAIIAELPQVQDVCVVGTYVEQHGDIAGALIVSSAGASISADEIRDHVAKRLKGIHKQLHAGVQFTDKLPINNNGKIMRKEARELFAALQAN; this is encoded by the exons ATGACAGCAGCATTACCCACAAGCTACAATGAGCAGGACAAGATCTGGAGCGGAGCACCAAGGAGTTCCATTTACAGCCCCGATTGCTCTGTGGGCAAAGTGATTTTCGTTACCATGAAGAATTGGCCACATAATGTGTGTCAG ATCAACGATGACGATGGCATCACTCTGACCAATAGCCAGGCCCTCATCTGGGCCATACGcatagcgcagcagctgcagcagcgtcaactGAATCACGAGCATGTCATTGGCATATCCGGCAAAATGACAACCTACATGATGCCCCTGGGCATTGCCTGTTTGATGAATGCCACGCCCTATCATGGCGTCAATCCAGCGCAGGACATAG ACACGCTCAAGCATTTGTATGCGATAACGAAGCCAAGTCTGATCTTCTGCGATGCGGCCGATTATCAAAAAGTGCGCGAGGCAACTTTGGAGTGGAGTCCGGAAATCTTTACGCTCGATGCGCCGCTGGATGGCGTGCCACATATagagacgctgctgctgcaggcgacAGACACCGAAATGTGCTATCA ACCGCAGGCGCTGCAGCAAGGCGGAGATCAAACCATGGCCATCTTATGCTCCTCAGGCACCACGGGCTTGCCCAAGGCTGTCTGCATGTCCAATCGCATGCTTATAATGGAAAATAT GCCAGTGAATAGCGATACTGTGCTCTATGTGGCCAGCAGTCTGGACTGGGTGAGCGGCCTCATTGCCCTGATCTTCAGCGGCGTCTTTGGCGTCACGCGCATTATAACGAATCAGCCCTTTTCGCCGCTTAATTTTGTGCGCCTGGTGCAGCAATacgcaataaattttacaattttgccACCGCGTCATCTGAACGCGCTGAACGCTTGTCCGGCGTACACAGCGGCGGCAATGGCGTCGATACGCATGTTGACCTACAGTGGCGAATGGGTGGCCCAGGCGACGCTGCAGCGCGCGCAGGAGATTTGCACGAACGCCACACTGAACACCACCTATGCCATGTCGGAGGTGCCGTCGATTACGCTGAATCTGGGCATAGGCAATTACGCATCGGCGGGCAGATTGCAGGCAGGCATACGCATGCGAATTGTAAATGAGGCGGGCGAGAATCTGCCGCATAAGCAGCTGGGCGAGATTCTGGTGCACACGGGACGCAACTGGCCGGGCTACTATAACAACGAGCTGGAGACGCGTCGCATTAGGGACAGCGAGGGTTGGTTTCATACCGGCGACTTGGGCTACTTTGATGAGCAGAACTTCTTGTACATTGTGGATCGCAAGCGTGAGACGCTCAAGTACGAAGGACTGCACTATTGGCCCAACGAAATTGAGGCTATCATAGCGGAGCTGCCGCAGGTGCAGGACGTCTGTGTGGTGGGCACTTATGTGGAGCAACATGGCGACATAGCGGGTGCATTAATTGTAAGCAGCGCTGGCGCTTCAATTAGCGCTGATGAGATTCGTGACCATGTCGCCAAACGCTTGAAGGGCATACATAAGCAACTGCACGCTGGCGTCCAGTTCACGGACAAGTTACCCATCAATAACAATGGCAAGATTATGAGAAAGGAGGCACGAGAGTTATTTGCAGCGCTGCAGGCAAATTAA